From the genome of Agrococcus sp. ARC_14:
CTTGCCGACGCCCGGCTCGCCGGAGCACAGCACCACCGCACCCGGCACGATGCCGCCGCCGAGCACGCGATCGAACTCCGAGATCCCGGTCGGCCACCTGGGCGCATCCGCCGTCTGCAGCTCGGTGATCGGGCGGGCAGCGCGGTCGGCCGGCACCGAGCCGGCGCTCACGCGGGACGAGCTCGTGCCCGCCGCCTCGACCGTGCCCCACTGCTGGCACTCACCGCAGCGGCCGACCCACTTGAGGGTCGTCCAGCCACACTCGGAGCAGCGGAATCCGGGAGCCTTGACCATGCGTCCGAGGCTAGCGGCGACCGCTGACGTGCCGCGCCACGACGGACGCGCCTGTCAGCGGTCGCCGAGCCCCATCGACTACGTTTGCCCCATGCTCACCGTCGGCTCCATCGTGATCCGCTGCTCCGACCTCGAGCGTCAGCTGCTGTTCTGGAGCGCCGCGCTCGACTACGAGCCGCGCCTGCCGATCGACGCCGACTTCGCGCTGCTGCGGCCGCGCGCCGGTGAGGGGCCGAACGTCTCGCTCGACGCGCACCCGAGTGAGCGCAGCCTGCCGCCACGCATCCACCTCGACCTCTACGCCGACGACCAGGCGGCGGAGGTCGCGCGCCTGGAGGCGCTCGGCGCGCAGCAGGTGCATTGGCCGAAGCGCCCCGACGACGCCGACTACCTGATCATGGAGGACCCGGAGGGCAACCGCTTCTGCGTGGTCGACGCCGCACCGGGGGAGGCCGCATGACCGCGAACATCCGAGACGCCACGATCGACGACGTCGCCGGCATCGCGCGCGTGCGCGTCGACACCTGGCGCGCGGCCTACGGCGGGCTCGTGCCACAGGAGATCCTCGACCGCATGGACGTCGAGCGCGAGACCGCCCGCCGCATGGAGCACTGGGATGACATGCACGCGGATGCGGGCTGCCACGACCTGGTCGCGGTGGTCGATGGCGAGGTGGTCGGCTGGGCGATGTGCGGGCCGGCGCGCGATCAGGATGCGCCGGCGACGGGCGAGGTCTATGCGATCTACGCGCACGCGTCGCGCTGGTCGCGGGGCGTCGGCAATGCCCTGCTGAGCGAGCTCGAGCGGCGGCTCGTCGCCGACGGCCACCAGGGCGCCTACCTGTGGCGGCTGCTCGGCAACGAGCGCGCGGCGCACTTCTACGAGGCGCACGGCTGGCATGCCGACGGCGGGGAGAAGGCGCACGAGGGGCTGGTGGAGCAGCGGCACCTGCGCCACCTGGGTGCCGCCTCGGTTTGAGCAGCACCGCTGTGCTCGTGTAAGGTCGTCCCTTGGTGACGTGTCCGAGCGGCCGAAGGTGCGACTCTCGAAAAGTCGTGTAGGGTAACCCCCTACCGTGGGTTCAAATCCCACCGTCACCGCCAAACCGCGTCTTTGCTCTCGCCAGCAAGGGCGCGGTTTTTCTTGCTGGCAGGGAGCTTCAGCGGCGGCGGCCCGGGCCGGGGCGGCCGGATCTGCCGGGGCCGCCGGGGCGGCGGGGGCGATTGGCGCCGGGCTTGGGCTTCGGCTTCGAGGAGCGCGGCTTCGCGCCGGTGGCGGCGTTGCCCGGCTCGACGAGGTGCTCGCGGTCGCCGCGGGAGGAGCCCGGCTTGCGCCCGCGGGCGATGCCGATGAGCTCCTGGTGCAATGGCGAGTCGGCGGCTTCGAGCCAGACGAGCGCGATGGTCGTCGGCGGCAGGTCGGTGACGACGCGCTGGCGCGTGTCGGGGCCGGAGAGCGCGCGCGCGACCGACATCGGCACGATCGCGACGCCGGCGCCCGCCGCGACCGTCTCGAGCAGCTGCGCGAGCGTCAGCTCGCCCTGCTCGAGCATCGGCTCGCCGTCGAGATCGGCGGTCGTCACCGTCTCGAACGCCACGATCGGGTGGCCCTTCGCGGCGACGACCACCGGCAGCTCGTCGTAGAGGCGCACGATGTGGAGGCCCTCACCGGCGACGGGCAGCCGCGCCAGCACGGCATCGACCCGTCCGTCCTGCAGCGCCAGCACCGCATCCGCCTCGTCGATCGAGACGAGCTGCGCTGGCACGTCGGGCACCCGCTCGCGCCAGACGCGCAGCCACTTGGCAGGGGTCACCCCCGGCACACCGCCCAGCCTGAATCGCTCCATGGGCTCAGTCTGCCGTGCCGAGCGGCCGTGGTTGGCAGCCAGACCTGCGGGGAGGTGCTGGGCTGGCACAGACCGCGCGCGTTCGATCGGCCCGAGCGCGTCGCGGGCCCGCCATTCCGGTCGGCGTGCCGCTCAGCCCGATCGAACGCGCGCCGAAGGCGGCAAGAGGCTCAGACGCGCTCGAGGAAGGCCACCACGTCGGCGAGCTCCTCCGCGACGATCGTGTGCGCGCGGGCGTACGTGCGCCGGTCGACGTCGAAGTGCGCGTCGAGCCACGGCGTCGAGCGCTCGATCTTGTCGGTGTGGATGACCTGGTCGAGCGTGCCGATCGTCGTCAGCAGCGGGATGCGCGGCTGCTGTGCCGACAGCTCGGCGTCGCCGGGCAGCTCGCCTGCGTGCACGAAGGAGGCGAGGTGTGCGATCGAGGCGAAGCGCGCAGGCGCGATGCGCGCGAGCTGCACGGCCATCGCGCCGCCCTGCGAGAAGCCCAGCAGGTGCACCCGTGCGTACCGCTGCTCGAGCCCGTCGAGCCAGGCGAGCACCGCGTGCGCGGCCTCGTCGATGATGGTGTGGTCGTCGCTGTCGATCGGCGAGAACTCGAACCAGGCGAAGCCGCCGCCATAGGGGATCGGGGCGCGCAGCGAGGCCACGGTGAGGGCCGCCGGCAGGTGAGGGGCGAGCCCGAACAGGTCGCCCTCGTGCGAGCCGATGCCGTGCATGACCACGAGCAGCTCGCGCGGCTCGTCGGCCGACCGCTCGTCGCCGGGCACGCCCTCGCGCCAGCGGACCACATCCGCGTCGATCTGCAGCACGACATCCCCCATCTCCGGCGCCACCGGGCGGCGAGCACCATCAGGAACACCGTAGCCTCGAGGCATGGCGAACACGTCGGCGACCACCAGGGTGCTGAGCCCGGTCGGCGGCTCTGGGAGCGGCCGCCGCAGACCGACGCGCCGCGGCGCCGCGCGCATCGGCCGGGTCGTCTCGCTCGATGCCGCACGCGGCCTGCTGGTGCTCGCGACCGTCTTCTGGCTCGCAGCTCCGCGCCGCCCGTTCCCGGGCTCCGGGCCGTGGGGCGCGATCGGCATCGACGCGATCGTGCTGCCCGCCTTCGCCGTCGTGCTCGGCTGCGCCTTCGCCATGGCGCAGCACCGCAGCTGGTCGACCGCCGGCCGCGTCATCCGCCGCACCCTCATCCTGCTGCTGATCGGCCTGCTCATCGCCGCCGGGGCTGCGCTCATCGCGGGCGCGGCGTCCGGTGTCCCTGTCGACCCGGAGGCGGGCACCCTCGGCGGTCTCGAGCGCATCCGGGTCGCAGGCCCGCTGCTGCAGCTCGGCGTCGCCGCCGCCGCGCTCGGCCTGCTCGGCGTGCTCGCGCGCAGCTGGGCCGGCTGGGCCTTCGCAGTGGTGCTCGCGACCGGCGTGGGGGCGGGCGCGCTGTGGCTGGCCACGGGACTCTGCGGTGAGCTGAGCGATCGCTGCAGCCCCGCGACGCTCATCGTCACGGGGGTGGCGGATGCGGCAGGCAGCACGGCAGACCCGCTCATCATCGTCGCGGTCACCACGGTCGTCGCAGGGCTCGGCCTCGCGCTGCCAGCAGCAGCCGGCGCCGCGCTCGTGCACGCGTTCCTGCGTGCACGCAGCGTCAGCGGCCACCAGCGCGGCCGCGTGATCGGCTACGGGCTGCTCGCCGCACTGCTGTTCGGCATCCTCGGCGTGCTCGCCTTCTTCACGCCCACCGTCTGGGGCCAGCAGGCGCTCCAGCCGGCGACCGCGCTCTGGACGCCGCCGCTCACCCTCTTCGTCGCGACGCTGGCCGGCCTGCTCGCGACCGCGATGCATCCGGCGATCGACACCGACCTGCGCGGCGGCACCTCCGCGCTCGGCGTCTTCGCACAGCCGTTCGCCGCGGTCGGCCGCATCAGCCTGCTCGCGGTCGGCGCGACGCTCGCCGCACGCACCCTGCTCGACGCGCTCTCGCCCAGCCCCGTCGAGTGGTTCGCCCGGCTCGGCGACATCCCGTCGATCGCGCTCGGCGGCATCGTGGTGGCGCTGTGGCTCGCGGTGGCGCAGTGGGCCGAGCGCTCGGGTCGCCGCCTGCGTCCCTAGGGCTCAGCGGGAACCGGCTCCCGAGAGGGCACAATGGACGCATGGCCGTTCGCACCCCTGACCCCAATCCCGGCTGGCTGAGCGACGAAGAGCTGCAGCAGGTCAGGGAGCGGATGCCGATCCTCTACGTCGAGGCGATCCCGGTCAGGCTCGACGGCCTCGGCCAGGTCACCGAGGTCGGGATGCTGCTGCGCATGAACGCGCAGAGCGAGATGACGCGCACGATCGTCTCGGGCAGAGTGATGCGCGGCGAGCGGGTGCGCGACGCGCTCTACCGTCACCTGGAGAAGGATCTCGGGCCGATGGCCTTCCCGCAGCTGCAGGCAGCCCCCGCGCCGTTCCACATCGCCGAGTACTTCCCGCTGCCGGGCGACGGCATCTACTCCGACGACCGTCAGCATGCGGTCTCGCTCTGCTACATCGTGCCGGTCACCGGCACCTGCGAGCCCCGCCAGGACGCCCTCGAGCTCACCTGGCTCTCGCCGGAGGCCGCGGCCTCCGAGCTCGTCACCGTCGAGATGGAGGGTGGCCGCGGGTCGCTCGTGCGGGCGGCGCTGGCGCACCTGGGCGCCCTGCGCTGAGGGAGCGGTCGCGCGCCGCTCCTCAGCTCCAGGGAGCCGTAGGCTGGCCGCATGAGTGCCGACTACCAGGTGACCCTCGAGTGGGGCGCCGCTGGCATGAGCGTGGCCGCTGCCGACGTGATCGTGATCGCCGATGCCGACCGCGGGCCGGAGACGGCCATGCTGCTGGCCCGGGCCTCGCGCACGGCGCGCGTGCTCGAGGCGACGCTCGAGAGCGCTGCCGCAGTCGCGCGCGCCGCGCTCGACGAGCAGGAGCGGCGAGGCGACCGGGTCTCGATCGCGATCGTCGCGGCGGGGGAGCGCTGGGCTGACGGCTCGCTTCGGCCGGGCGCCGCAGATCTGCTGGTCGCCGGCCGCGTCGTCGATGCGCTGGCGGAGCTCGGCATCGACTTCCACAGCCCCGCCTGCGCGGCCGCGTGCGCTGCGGCCGTCACGCTCCGCGGCGCCACCCGGGCGCTCGTCGCTGCCGAGGCGGTGCAGCGCGAGCGCGCGACGCACGACGCCCGCTGACGCGAGCGGCCTGCTCAGCGCACGACGTGCACGTCGAGGCTGGTCTCGCCCGGGCGGATGTGCGGGAGCAGCGCCCACTCGGAGGAGTAGTCGCCCGTGAACTGCGGCCGGTAGGGGATCGGGTCGTCGCTGAACAGCCCGTCGAGGCGGTCTCGGAGACCGAGGAACGGGTCGTCCTCCGTGTCGGTGAAGTCGGCGCTCGGCAGCGCCCACGGCTCGAGCACGCTCATGCCGGTGTAGGCGAGCGTGCCGTGCAGCAGGCCGAAGAGCAGCTGCTCGAGCTCACCGCTCTTGCCGCGGGGGCCGATCGAGGCTGCGCGGTCGCCCAGCGTCGTCGCCACCAGCGCGCGGGTGCCGACGAACTGCCCCTGCTCGAAGCGCAGCCGTCTGCCGGTCGCCTCGTCCGTGCCGAACGCGAAGCCGGACACCAGCACCCGGTCGAGCCAGCCCTTCATGATCGCCGGCATGCCGTACCACCAGAGCGGGAACTGCAGCACGACCGCGCTCGCCCGCCGCAGCTTCTCCTGCTCGGCGGCGACGTCGCCCGGCTGCGTGCCCTCGAGGTAGTCGCGCCGGGTGTCGGCCGTGACGCTGAAGCGGCCGCTGGTCGTGTCGCTCGGCCGCAGCACCGGATCCCACGCCATCGCGTAGAGGTCGGATTCGATCACCTCGTGCCCGCGCTCGCGCAGGTGCGCGATGCCCTGCTCGCGCAGGCTGCCGGTGAGCGAGCGAGGCTCAGGGTGGGCGCTGATCCACAGGACCGTCTCTCGGGGAGTCATCGAGCCAGCATGCCGAGTCTTGCGCAGAATCGGTAGTACGGACATTCTTGTCACCGAAGGAGGTTCGGATGCGACTACCGGTGCAACGGGCGATCGAGGTGTGCTCCGTCGAGGTCGCCGTCTCGGTGCTCGGGGGCACATGGAAGCTGACGCTCGTCAAGCATCTGCTCGGCGGCACGCTGCGCTTCGGCGAGCTCTGCAGGCTGCTGCCGCTGGCCAACACCCGCACGCTCACGCGTCAGCTCAGGGAGCTCGAGGAGGACGGCATCCTGATCCGCACCGTGTACCCGCAGGTGCCACCGAAGGTGGAGTACTCCCTCAGCGAGCTCGGCGAGAGCCTCGCCCCGGTGGTGGCTGCCATGGATGGCTGGGGCGCCGCCTTCGAGCGCTCCTCCACCGCGCGCTGAACCGCGCTGCGGCGAGGTCGGGCTTTCCTGCGCCTGCCGCGCGGCATCCGAATCCGCGCTCGCGCTCGCGCGTCCGTGCATTACGATGCGCATGACCCGCATCGTTGCCGCTCTCGCGAGCTTGCCGCTTCGCGGGCCGCGGAGCCGCATTCGGCTGGCCCTGCGAGCAGCGGCGACACCCGGAGTGGAAGGCAGAAGCGATGCGTGGAGTGCCCGGTCGTGCCCTGACCCTGATCGTCTCGCTCGGGATGGCGATCAGCGTGCTCAGCCCGGACGCGGCAGCGCTCGCGACTCCGTCGCCGACCCCGCCGCCCGCACCGTCGCAGTCGTCGGAGCCGACACCCACGCCGAGTCCTTCGGCGCCACCTGTCGTCACGCCGACACCCACGCCGACACCCACGCCGACCGAGCCCATCCCGGCGCCGACCGCCACCCCTGCCCCTTCGCCTGCCTCTTCGCCTGCCGCGGTCGCGCCGATGGCCCAGCTGCCGACGGGCGACCAGCCGGCCGCGCAGGAGCCGAAGGTGCACGCGTCGCTGTGGATGACCACCGACACGACCTGGGTGCGCTTCGGTCGCTCCGTGACCGTCACCGGTCGGCTCTGGGCGGGCGAGGTGGGCGTCGCAGGCGCCCCGGTGCGCATCGTCGGCCTCTCGGCGCGCACGGGCCGCTGGGTGGTGCTCGCGACGGTCACCACCCGCGCCGACGGCCGGTTCACGCACGTGTTCACCCCGCTGGAGGGCTACCGCATCAAGGCGGAGGTGCTCGACAGCCCGCGCGTCGCGGCCGCGGCGAGCCGCTCGCGGACGATCACGGTGAAGCCCGGCATCTCCGGCGTCGCGCCGAGGGGGTCGAGCCACGCATCGATCGGCGGCGAGTATGTCGTGACCGGCGGCGTCTACGCACAGCTGGCCGGGCGCCGCATCAAGCTCGAGGGGCTGACGTCGAGCGGCTGGACGACCATCGCGCAGAGCTCCGTGACGAGCACCGGCGCGTTCGCGCTGCGACACACGGTGCGCGATGCCGCAGTGACGCACACCCGCGTGATCCTGCCGTCGAGCGGCACCGGCCTGCTCGTCGCTGCGGGGCCGACGGTGTCGCTGCGCACCTGGTCGACGCCCGGGGCGCTGGCTGCCGCGAACCTGCAGTGCTTCGGCGTCGACGCGATCCTCGACGCCGCGTGTCCGACGACCGGTGGCGCCGGGGTGATCGCGCCGACGACCGACGCGAGCAGGCTGTTCGCCCAGACCGGCGGTGCGTTCGCATCCGCCTGCTGGAAGTCCAGCACGACGGTGCTCGTGCCGGTGTGCACGAGGGGCAGCACCCGTGCCGACGCGCTGCGCGTCGCCTTCATCGGCGACTCGCACGCCGCCGGGTACGCCGCGACGATGGAGTCGGAGTTCGTGTACTGGAACTGGAGCGTCGACACCTATCTCGGCCGCAGCTGCCGCTGGGAGTACGTGCCGGAGGGCCACGGCTGCGAGCCGCGCTACCGCCAGCTGGCGGCAGCGGCGGTCTCGGGCGAGTACGACCTCGTGGTCTACACGGGTCTGCGATTCCCCTACGCCGACCGACCGGCTGAGGCGGCAGAGGTCCGCGACCGGTACGTGCGCGCCTGGCAGCCGGTCGTCGACGCCGGCATCCCGCTCATCGTCATGAGCGACCTCCCGCACATCGGCATCGGCACCATCGACTGCGTCACGGAGTCCTCGGGCGCGTCACCCTTCGGCTGCTCGGTGCCGCAGAGCTACGCCCATCGCGGCTGGGACCCCGTGCTCGAGGCTGCGGCGCTCGTGCCGGAGGTGCGCGTCGTCGACGTCACCCGCTACCTCTGCGTCGACGGCACGTGTCCGCTGGTGATCGGCGGCGCGATCGTCTACCGCGACGCGCACCACCTCACCGGCACCTACCTGACCTCGATCTCCTCGAAGATCATGTGGGAGCTTCGGCGCGCCTCGCGCTGAGCCGCGCTCCCGGGGGCGGCCCCATTCGCCCCTGGTCGGTGTCGGCGGCCCGGTCTAGGTTTGCCCTGTGAGCGATCAGCAGCCCGCCGGGTCGACCGGCAACCAGGCCCCGCGATCGGGTCGTGACCAGCCCGCGCCGATCGCCAGCGAGCGCATCTTCCTGCACGTGCTCGCCAACACGGCGCTCGCGAACATCACGACGGCGTTCGTCTGGTTCGCGCTGACGTTCTGGGTCTACATCGAGACCGAGAGCGTGCTCGCGACCGGCATGATCGGCGGTGCCTACATGCTGTTCATCGCCTTCGGCAGCATCCTGTTCGGCTCGATCGTCGACCACCACCGCAAGCTGCGCGTGATGCTGCTCTCCGGCACGATCACGCTCATCGCCTTCGCGATCGCCGGCGTCATGTACCTGCTGCTGCCCGAGCCGGTGCTGCTCGAGCTCACCTCGCCGTGGCTGTGGCTCTTCATGGCGATCATCCTGGCCGGCTCGGTCGTCGAGCACATGCGCAACATCGCGCTCTCGACGACCGTCACGATCCTCGTGCCCGACGAGCGGCACGCGAACGCCAACGGTCTGGTCGGCACCGTGCAGGGGCTCGCGATGATCGTCACGAGCGTGTTCTCCGGCCTCGCCATCGGCTTCCTCGGGATGGGCTGGACGATCGCGATCGGCATCGGCCTGCTCGCCATCAGCCTCGCGCATCTCATGACCCTGCGCATCCCGGAGGACGTCGTGGCGGTCGACCCCGACGACACCGCGACGGGCATCGATCTGCGCGGCTCGATCCGCGCCGTGCTCGCGATCAGCG
Proteins encoded in this window:
- a CDS encoding dienelactone hydrolase family protein — its product is MLQIDADVVRWREGVPGDERSADEPRELLVVMHGIGSHEGDLFGLAPHLPAALTVASLRAPIPYGGGFAWFEFSPIDSDDHTIIDEAAHAVLAWLDGLEQRYARVHLLGFSQGGAMAVQLARIAPARFASIAHLASFVHAGELPGDAELSAQQPRIPLLTTIGTLDQVIHTDKIERSTPWLDAHFDVDRRTYARAHTIVAEELADVVAFLERV
- a CDS encoding GNAT family N-acetyltransferase, whose translation is MTANIRDATIDDVAGIARVRVDTWRAAYGGLVPQEILDRMDVERETARRMEHWDDMHADAGCHDLVAVVDGEVVGWAMCGPARDQDAPATGEVYAIYAHASRWSRGVGNALLSELERRLVADGHQGAYLWRLLGNERAAHFYEAHGWHADGGEKAHEGLVEQRHLRHLGAASV
- a CDS encoding LysR family transcriptional regulator substrate-binding protein, whose protein sequence is MERFRLGGVPGVTPAKWLRVWRERVPDVPAQLVSIDEADAVLALQDGRVDAVLARLPVAGEGLHIVRLYDELPVVVAAKGHPIVAFETVTTADLDGEPMLEQGELTLAQLLETVAAGAGVAIVPMSVARALSGPDTRQRVVTDLPPTTIALVWLEAADSPLHQELIGIARGRKPGSSRGDREHLVEPGNAATGAKPRSSKPKPKPGANRPRRPGGPGRSGRPGPGRRR
- a CDS encoding helix-turn-helix domain-containing protein; its protein translation is MRLPVQRAIEVCSVEVAVSVLGGTWKLTLVKHLLGGTLRFGELCRLLPLANTRTLTRQLRELEEDGILIRTVYPQVPPKVEYSLSELGESLAPVVAAMDGWGAAFERSSTAR
- a CDS encoding NAD(P)H-dependent oxidoreductase, coding for MTPRETVLWISAHPEPRSLTGSLREQGIAHLRERGHEVIESDLYAMAWDPVLRPSDTTSGRFSVTADTRRDYLEGTQPGDVAAEQEKLRRASAVVLQFPLWWYGMPAIMKGWLDRVLVSGFAFGTDEATGRRLRFEQGQFVGTRALVATTLGDRAASIGPRGKSGELEQLLFGLLHGTLAYTGMSVLEPWALPSADFTDTEDDPFLGLRDRLDGLFSDDPIPYRPQFTGDYSSEWALLPHIRPGETSLDVHVVR
- a CDS encoding VOC family protein produces the protein MLTVGSIVIRCSDLERQLLFWSAALDYEPRLPIDADFALLRPRAGEGPNVSLDAHPSERSLPPRIHLDLYADDQAAEVARLEALGAQQVHWPKRPDDADYLIMEDPEGNRFCVVDAAPGEAA
- a CDS encoding NUDIX hydrolase family protein, with the translated sequence MAVRTPDPNPGWLSDEELQQVRERMPILYVEAIPVRLDGLGQVTEVGMLLRMNAQSEMTRTIVSGRVMRGERVRDALYRHLEKDLGPMAFPQLQAAPAPFHIAEYFPLPGDGIYSDDRQHAVSLCYIVPVTGTCEPRQDALELTWLSPEAAASELVTVEMEGGRGSLVRAALAHLGALR
- a CDS encoding SGNH hydrolase domain-containing protein is translated as MRGVPGRALTLIVSLGMAISVLSPDAAALATPSPTPPPAPSQSSEPTPTPSPSAPPVVTPTPTPTPTPTEPIPAPTATPAPSPASSPAAVAPMAQLPTGDQPAAQEPKVHASLWMTTDTTWVRFGRSVTVTGRLWAGEVGVAGAPVRIVGLSARTGRWVVLATVTTRADGRFTHVFTPLEGYRIKAEVLDSPRVAAAASRSRTITVKPGISGVAPRGSSHASIGGEYVVTGGVYAQLAGRRIKLEGLTSSGWTTIAQSSVTSTGAFALRHTVRDAAVTHTRVILPSSGTGLLVAAGPTVSLRTWSTPGALAAANLQCFGVDAILDAACPTTGGAGVIAPTTDASRLFAQTGGAFASACWKSSTTVLVPVCTRGSTRADALRVAFIGDSHAAGYAATMESEFVYWNWSVDTYLGRSCRWEYVPEGHGCEPRYRQLAAAAVSGEYDLVVYTGLRFPYADRPAEAAEVRDRYVRAWQPVVDAGIPLIVMSDLPHIGIGTIDCVTESSGASPFGCSVPQSYAHRGWDPVLEAAALVPEVRVVDVTRYLCVDGTCPLVIGGAIVYRDAHHLTGTYLTSISSKIMWELRRASR